From the Pongo pygmaeus isolate AG05252 chromosome X, NHGRI_mPonPyg2-v2.0_pri, whole genome shotgun sequence genome, one window contains:
- the ERCC6L gene encoding DNA excision repair protein ERCC-6-like yields MEASRRFPEAEALSPEQAAHYLRYVKEAKEATKNGDLEEAFKLFNLAKDIFPNEKVLSRIQKIQEALEELAEQGDDEFTDVCNSGLLLYRELHDQLFEHQKEGIAFLYSLYRDGRKGGILADDMGLGKTVQIIAFLSGMFDASLVNHVLLIMPTNLINTWVKEFIKWTPGMRVKTFHGPSKDERTRNLNRIQQRNGVIITTYQMLINNWQQLSSFRGQEFVWDYVILDEAHKIKTSSTKSAICARAIPASNRLLLTGTPIQNNLQELWSLFDFACQGSLLGTLKTFKMEYENPITRAREKDATPGEKALGFKISENLMAIIKPYFLRRTKEDVQKKKSSNPEVRLNEKNPDVDAICEMPSLSRKNDLIIWIRLVPLQEEIYRKFVSLDHIKELLMETRSPLAELGVLKKLCDHPRLLSARACGLLNLGTFSAQDGNEGEDSPDVDHIDQVTDDTLMEESGKMIFLMDLLKRLRDEGHQTLVFSQSRQILNIIERLLKNRHFKTLRIDGTVTHLLEREKRINLFQQNKDYSVFLLTTQVGGVGLTLTAATRVVIFDPSWNPATDAQAVDRVYRIGQKENVVVYRLITCGTVEEKIYRRQVFKDSLIRQTTGEKKNPFRYFSKQELRELFTIEDLQNSVTQLQLQSLHAAQRKSDTKLDEHIAYLQSLGIAGISDHDLMYTCDLSIKEELDVVEESHYIQQRVQKAQFLVEFESQNKELLMEQQRTRNEGAWLREPVFPSSTKKKCPKLNKPQPQPSPLLSTHHTQEEDISSKMASVVIDDLPEEGEKQDLSSIKVNVTTLQDGKGTCSADSIATLPKGFGSIEELRTNSLLGIEKSFATKNEAVQKETLQEGPKQEALQEDPLESFNYVLSKSTKADIGPNLDQLKDDEILHHCNPWPIISITNESQNAESNVSIIEIADDLSASHSALQDAQASEAKLEEEPSASSPQYACDFNLFLEDSADNRQNFSSQSLEHVEKENSLCGSAPNSRAGFVHSKTCLSWQFSEKDDEPEEVVVKAKIRSKARRIVSDGEDEDDSFKDTSSTNPFNTSLFQFSSVKQFDASTPKNDISPPGRFFSSQIPSSINKSMNSRRSLASRRSLINMVLDHVEDMEERLDDSSEAKGAEDYPEEGAEESSGEASKYTEEDPSGETLSSENKSSWLVTSKPSALAQETSLGAPEPLSGEQLVGSPQDKAAEATNDYETLVKRGKELKECGKIQEALNCLVKALDIKSADPEVMLLTLSLYKQLNNN; encoded by the coding sequence atatgtGAAAGAGGCCAAAGAAGCAACTAAGAATGGAGATCTGGAAGAAGCATTTAAACTTTTCAATTTGGCAAAGGACATTTTTCCCAATGAAAAGGTGCTGAGCAGAATCCAAAAAATACAGGAAGCCTTGGAGGAGTTGGCAGAACAGGGAGATGATGAATTTACAGATGTGTGCAACTCTGGCTTGCTGCTTTATCGAGAACTGCACGACCAACTCTTTGAGCACCAGAAGGAAGGCATAGCTTTCCTCTATAGCCTGTATAGGGATGGAAGAAAAGGTGGTATATTGGCTGATGACATGGGATTAGGGAAGACTGTTCAaatcattgctttcctttctggtATGTTTGATGCTTCACTTGTGAATCATGTGCTGCTGATCATGCCAACCAATCTTATTAACACATGGGTAAAAGAATTCATCAAGTGGACTCCAGGAATGAGAGTCAAAACCTTTCATGGTCCTAGCAAGGATGAAAGGACCAGAAACCTCAATCGGATTCAGCAAAGGAATGGTGTTATTATCACTACATACCAAATGTTAATCAATAACTGGCAGCAACTTTCAAGCTTTAGGGGCCAAGAGTTTGTGTGGGACTATGTCATCCTTGATGaagcacataaaataaaaacctcatCTACTAAGTCAGCAATATGTGCTCGTGCTATTCCTGCAAGTAATCGCCTTCTCCTCACAGGAACCCCAATCCAGAATAATTTACAAGAACTATGGTCCCTATTTGATTTTGCTTGTCAAGGGTCCCTGCTGGGaacattaaaaacttttaaaatggagTATGAAAATCCTATTACTAGAGCAAGAGAGAAGGATGCTACCCCAGGAGAAAAAGCCTTGGgatttaaaatatctgaaaactTAATGGCAATCATAAAACCCTATTTTCTCAGGAGGACTAAAGAAGACGTACAGAAGAAAAAGTCAAGCAACCCAGAGGTCAGACTTAATGAAAAGAATCCAGATGTTGATGCCATTTGTGAAATGCCTTCCCTTTCCAGGaaaaatgatttaattatttGGATACGACTTGTGCCTTTACAAGAAGAAATATACAGGAAATTTGTGTCTTTAGATCATATCAAGGAGTTGCTAATGGAGACGCGCTCACCTTTGGCTGAGCTAGGTGTCTTAAAGAAGCTGTGTGATCATCCTAGGCTGCTGTCTGCACGGGCTTGTGGTTTGCTAAATCTTGGGACATTCTCTGCTCAAGATGGAAATGAGGGGGAAGATTCCCCAGATGTGGACCATATTGATCAAGTAACTGATGACACATTGATGGAAGAATCTGGAAAAATGATATTCCTAATGGACCTACTTAAGAGGCTTCGAGATGAGGGACATCAAACTCTGGTGTTTTCTCAATCGAGGCAAATTCTAAACATCATTGAACGTCTGTTAAAGAATAGGCACTTTAAGACATTGCGAATTGATGGAACAGTTACTCATCTTTTGGAAcgagaaaaaagaattaacttATTCCAGCAAAATAAAGATTACTCTGTTTTTCTGCTTACCACTCAAGTAGGTGGTGTCGGTTTAACATTAACTGCAGCAACTAGAGTGGTCATTTTTGACCCTAGCTGGAATCCTGCAACTGATGCTCAAGCTGTGGATAGAGTTTACCGAATTGGACAAAAAGAGAATGTTGTGGTTTATAGGCTAATCACTTGTGGGACTGTAGaggaaaaaatatacagaagacaGGTTTTCAAGGACTCATTAATAAGACAAACTACTGGTGAAAAAAAGAACCCTTTCCGATATTTTAGTAAACAAGAATTAAGAGAGCTCTTTACAATCGAGGATCTTCAGAACTCTGTAACCCAGCTGCAGCTTCAGTCTTTGCATGCTGCTCAGAGGAAATCTGATACAAAACTAGATGAACATATTGCCTATCTGCAGTCTTTGGGGATAGCTGGAATCTCAGACCATGATTTGATGTACACATGTGATCTATCTATTAAAGAAGAGCTTGATGTGGTAGAAGAATCTCACTATATTCAACAAAGGGTTCAGAAAGCTCAATTCCTCGTTGAATTCGAGTCTCAAAATAAAGAGCTCCTGATGGAACAACAAAGAACTAGAAACGAGGGGGCCTGGCTAAGAGAACCTGTATTTCCTTCTTCAACAAAGAAGAAATGCCCTAAATTGAATAAACCACAGCCTCAGCCTTCACCTCTTCTAAGTACTCATCATACTCAGGAAGAAGATATCAGTTCCAAAATGGCAAGTGTAGTCATTGATGATCTGCCTGAAGAGGGTGAGAAACAAGATCTCTCCAGTATAAAGGTGAATGTTACCACCTTGCAAGATGGTAAAGGTACATGTAGTGCTGACTCTATAGCTACTTTACCCAAGGGGTTTGGAAGTATAGAAGAACTTCGTACTAACTCTTTATTGGGAATAGAAAAAAGCTTTGCAACTAAAAATGAAGCTGtacaaaaagagacattacaagaGGGGCCTAAGCAAGAGGCACTGCAAGAGGATCCTCTGGAAAGTTTTAATTATGTACTTAGCAAATCAACCAAAGCTGATATTGGGCCAAATTTAGATCAACTAAAGGATGATGAGATTTTACATCATTGCAATCCTTGGCCCATTATTTCCATAACAAATGAAAGTCAAAATGCAGAATCAAATGTATCCATTATTGAAATAGCTGATGACCTTTCAGCATCCCATAGTGCACTGCAGGATGCTCAAGCAAGTGAGGCCAAGTTGGAAGAGGAACCTTCAGCATCTTCACCACAGTACGCATGTGATTTCAATCTTTTCTTGGAAGACTCAGCAGACAACAGACAAAATTTTTCCAGTCAGTCTTTAGAGCATGTTGAGAAAGAAAATAGCTTGTGTGGCTCTGCACCTAATTCCAGAGCAGGATTTGTGCATAGCAAAACATGTCTCAGTTGGCAGTTTTCTGAGAAAGATGATGAACCAGAAGAAGTAGTAGTTAAAGCAAAAATCAGAAGTAAAGCTAGAAGGATTGTTTCAGATGGCGAAGATGAAGATGATTCTTTTAAAGATACCTCAAGCACAAATCCATTCAACACATCTCTCTTTCaattctcatctgtgaaacaatTTGATGCTTCAACTCCCAAAAATGACATCAGTCCACCAGGAAGGTTCTTTTCATCTCAAATACCCAGTAGTATAAATAAGTCTATGAACTCTAGAAGATCTCTGGCTTCTAGGAGGTCTCTTATTAATATGGTTTTAGACCACGTGGAGGACATGGAAGAAAGACTTGACGACAGCAGTGAAGCAAAGGGTGCTGAAGATTATCCAGAAGAAGGGGCGGAGGAAAGCAGTGGCGAAGCCTCCAAGTATACAGAAGAGGATCCTTCCGGAGAAACACTGTCTTCAGAAAACAAGTCCAGCTGGTTAGTGACGTCTAAGCCTAGTGCTCTAGCTCAAGAGACCTCTCTTGGTGCCCCTGAGCCTTTGTCTGGTGAACAGTTGGTTGGTTCTCCCCAGGATAAGGCAGCAGAGGCTACAAATGACTATGAGACTCTTGTAAAGCGTGGAAAAGAACTAAAAGAGTGTGGAAAAATCCAGGAGGCCCTAAACTGCTTAGTTAAAGCGCTTGACATAAAAAGTGCAGATCCTGAAGTTATGCTCTTGACTTTAAGTTTGTATAAGCAACTTAATAACAATTGA